The window ATGACTGCCAGACTGCCCACAGCGCTGGCGGTGATCGGCAACACCATATGCCACAGATAATCCAGCACTTTCATAACCAGGCTGAGGTCAGACCAGTTATCGGAAACAATGCCCCGCAAAGGGAATATGTTCCAGAAGCTGCCACCACCAAAAAAAACGATGAGCGCAATACCAAGTACAAATCCAGGAATAGCATAACCAACCAGGATAACGGTAGAACTGACCACATCGAAACGGCTTCCGTCGCTGACAGCTTTTTTTATCCCAAGAGGAATGCAGACCCCATATACAATTAGAAAGCTCCAGAGGCCCAGGGACATCGACACCGGCAGTTTGGAGATAACCAATTCAACGACACTGGTCCGGTAGTAGTAGGAGTCACCGAAATCAAAAACCAGATAGTTGCCCATCATAGTAAAAAATCTTTGCATCGGTGGTTTATCGAAACCGTACAGTTTTTTTAGTGATTCCAGCTGCTCGGTATCAAGCCCGGAATCACCGCGATACAGTGAACCACCCGAGACAA of the Desulfosediminicola ganghwensis genome contains:
- a CDS encoding ABC transporter permease subunit; its protein translation is MLIYILKRILLMVPTLIGIMLITFIVTQFVPGGPVEKLVAEVEGYGAGGGEVVSGGSLYRGDSGLDTEQLESLKKLYGFDKPPMQRFFTMMGNYLVFDFGDSYYYRTSVVELVISKLPVSMSLGLWSFLIVYGVCIPLGIKKAVSDGSRFDVVSSTVILVGYAIPGFVLGIALIVFFGGGSFWNIFPLRGIVSDNWSDLSLVMKVLDYLWHMVLPITASAVGSLAVMTMLTKNSFLEEIRKQYVLTARAKGMSEGQVLYKHVFRNAIIPIITGFPGYFLASFFTGSLLIETIFSLDGMGLLGYQSVLNRDYPVVLGTLYFFTLLGLVSRLLSDLSYVFVDPRISFEDIDE